CCCCAGACGTACGATACAATCCACCTGTTTGAACGCCAATCATGGGGTCTTTTGCTTCTCTGGACAATTTTCTCTTTTCTATGTACTGGGTGCGACGGCTCTCTCTTACCTCCCACTAGCTTGCGTCAACGCGCTGAGCAGGCAGAGATGGATGGAAAATATCACCAAGCGTTGGAACTTTACGAAAGGTGTATAGATGGAACTCCTGTAGGTACAGAAGTCCACTACCGTATGGCCCTAATCTGTGGCTCCAGAACTCACAATTTGGTAGGCGCTCTTTATCATTTTCAGCGTTTTGTAGAAAAAATTCCAAGGGACGCGCGCGTCAAGGAGGTCCTAGAGGATATAAAGCGCCTTCGTCTCCTCCTTGCAAGCCAGCTTTCTGACGGAGTACTGGTTTCCCAGGCAGAAGCCATACGACTGAGGAATGCAAATCTTTCCCTTCAATCCCAGTTGGTAACCCTGCGTTACCGGAAGGAGGCCTCTATTCAGACTCAAGTGTCTTCCAAAAAGAAGGTCGTCGGCAACAAATCCAATCCAAAGCCACGCATCTATAGAGTAAAGCACGGGGACACACTGATTACAATTTCAGAAAGATTCTACAGGACTCCACAGTGTTGGAGGGAGATCGCAGATGCAAACCGAGCCCAGCTTAATGGTTCCACACACCTTAGAACAGGTATTATGCTGACCATTCCCAACATCTGAATCCCCCCTTCCAATCTCCCTTAAGGAGATGTCCAGCATGCCCCCAATGGAAAAGCCGCGGCACTATGCTAACATCTGCCCTTGCACTGAAGTCTTGGATTGCTTTCAGTGAGATATCCAGCAGGATACCTAACAACGACGAGCCGGGCTTAAAGTCTCCAGTATGTGTCTTAACGATTCTTTCCTACACGACTTGATGGAGTTTCTGAGTATCCCAAGCATTTCTGCACAGCCTGCTTACCACAACGATGTATATAGGTGTGCCAAGTGGTTGGAGGCAAGGTTACGTAGAGCTGGGCTCCGTACTTCCACTCCAAGCACTCCGGGTTATCCGGTCATTGTAGGAAAGTCTCGAGATTGGCAGAATTGTAAACCTACAGTTCTCATCTATGGTCATTATGATGTTCAGCCTCCTGAACCTTTTGAAGAGTGGATTTCTCCCCCATTTGAACCAGCAATACGAGATGGCAAAGTGTACGGCAGGGGTTCTACAGATAACAAGGGACAAATTTTAGCTCATGTTCTTGGAGTTCACGAGGCCTTGCAGGTTGACGGTTCCCTGCCATGCAATGTGATTTTTCTCATCGAGGGAGAGGAAGAAATTGGCAGTCCACACCTGCCAAGTTTCTTGGAAGACCACAAAAGAGAATTAGGGACAGATATCATCATTATTTCGGACACAGGCATGGTTGGGGAAGGGATTCCTACCTTAAGTTATTCCATACGAGGGGTGGCAGCTTTAGAGCTGATAGTTTACGGCCCGTCGCATGATCTACACTCTGGGATGTACGGAGGCGCGGTCGTTAATCCAGCCACTGTGGCCGCTAGGTTGATTGCCTCTTTACATGACGTCTCTTGGAGAGTAACCATCCCAGGATTTTATGATGACGTCCGGGATCCAGAGCCATGGGAGCGTGAGATTACTTTCAGCATCCCAGACTCTGAAATCATCGCACGGACAGGGGCTTCTGAACTACATGGAGAGTCTGGATATACCTCTGGAGAGCGTATCGGTGCACGTCCTACAGTAGAGGTCAACGGAATAGGCTCCGGCTACCAAGGCGAGGGCACCAAGACCGTTTTACCGAGAAAAGCCGTCGCCAAGCTCACCTTTCGACTCGTGCCAGATCAAAACCCAGATAAAATCTTGTCCCTTGCTGAAGCCTATCTGCGTGCACAATGCCCCAAGGGGGTGCACTTAGAGATTCGGATTGGCCACTCCAGTCCAGCATATTTTTTTAATCCAAACTCCACTTATGGGCAGGTAGCTCAAGCTGCTCTTCAAAAAACATTTGGCCGAAGATCTGTTCTTATCAGGGAGGGAGGAAGTATTCCCATTGTGCAGAATTTCAAGACGGTACTGGGAGTAGATAGTCTTTTGCTCGCTTTAGCCTCTCCAGACTGCCGAGCTCACTCGCCAAACGAGAATTTTTCTATAGAGAACTTCCAAAGTGGGATTCGCCTCAATCAAGTATTTTTAAGGGAAGTTGCCGAGCTACCTTTTCGTGGAGACATTCCCAGGGATAGCGGAGGCATCGAAGGTGCTTACGTCGTGTGCTAGAGTAACACCGGAAGTGCTTCTTTCGCGCGATTAGCTCAGTGGTAGAGCGCTTGCTTCACACGCAAGAAGCCACAGGTTCAATCCCTGTATCGCGCATAGGAGGCTACCGTATCATGCTTTTTCAGGTTTTGCTGGTTTTTCCTCTCCCAGCCTTGCTCCAGGTAGCAAATAGCGCGTGACGTACTCCCTAACAGAGTCCTCGAACGGAGTGATCGGTCGAGAATATCCAGAAAAGCGGAGCTTGGCAGTGTCCGCGCGAGTAAAGTACTGATATTGCTGATGGACTGATTCTGGCATTTCGATGAACTGAATCCTTGGGTGACACCCCAATGCAGAAAAAATAGCGTTGGCGAGTTCTATCCATGTATGTGTTATTCCACTCCCAACATTAAATAGGCCTACCGCGGAAGAGGTTTTGGCTAAGTGTAGTGTCATCTCAACCGCGTCCCGTACGTATACGAAGTCTCTTCTCTGTTCTCCATCCTGGTATTCTGGATGGGAGCTCCTAAACAGCTTAACTGTTCCAGTGTCAAGGATTTGCTCGTAACCTTTACAGACTAGGCTGCGCATCTCTCCCTTGTGATATTCGTTGGGACCAAAGACATTAAAGTACCTGATCCCCACCGCGTGCTGAAGAAACCCATGCTTTTGGGCGTAAACATCGAAAAGATACTTAGAGTAGGCATAGGGGTTGAGGGGGCGGTAGCAGGAGAGATGATCATTTTTGTCGTCCCATCCTTGCGCTCCATCCCCATAAGTAGCTGCCGAAGAGGCGTACACGAACCGGATTCCCCGCGCGAGGGCCCATTCTGCTAGGCGGAGACTATAATAGTAATTTTTTTCCAAAAAATAGTCCAAATTGCTCTCGATAGTAGAGGAGTAAGCACCTAGATGAAACACGACGCTAAAATCTCCGTAAAATGCCGCGGATTGCTCAAGTTTTTGTAGAAAGCGGTCCGCAGGGAGACAGTCATCAAATCTGAGTGCTCTAAGATTTTTCCATTTATCACCATTTCCAAGGAAATCGGTAATCAAAATATCTTCCCAACCCTGTTGATTAAGCGCATGAATAAGGGCGCTCCCGATAAAGCCTGCCCCTCCTGTGACTAAAATCCTCCCTAAATTTCCCCGATGTGGCGGCTGTGTAGAAAAAAGATTGCCATGCATGTTAGAATGCAGAACGAAAGAGGCCGTCCTGCCCCGAGCATTGAAGTCTGAAGGGTGACATCCTAGCAGCAGTGGAGTAAATACATTTCTCATCAAAAATTGAACTACTTCAAACTGCCTTTTTCATGCATCTGGCTGCAATAAGCCAGGCATTCTTCTCCAAGCGGAATCCGTGCCACGGATAACTACTAATCCTTATAAGGGTGGTTAATCCCCCAAGATATAGCCCAATCCCCCCCGTTCTATGAAAATCCGAATCTGGAAAAGCCTTGGTTTTGGAAATATAGAATACGTGTGCACCTTTCTATCTCCCTGTAAGTTTTAGATGCAGAATGGTCATCTAGCACTTCTCCTCCACGCTCATCTCCCTTTTATTCGTCATCCTGAACACGAGGACTTTTTGGAAGAAGAGTGGCTCTTCGAGGCTATAACTGAGACTTATTTACCCCTCTTGAGGATATTTCTGCAGCTAGCAGAAGAAGAAATTCCCTTTCGCTTGGCAATGACTTTGACACCCACGTTATGTGCCATGCTCCAAGATCCACTCCTGCAAAGTCGGGCGGTTCGCTATTTAGAGCGTGGCATCGCAATTTCTTGTAAAGAAATTGAGCGCACTTCGGGAGAACGTCGGCTGCAGGAATTGGCGCGTTTTTACCTGACTAGGTTTTCAGAAGCACGTGAACTGTATGTAGAAAAGCTAGGGTGCGATCTGGTAGGGGCATTTGCTATGTTGGAGCGTTCTGGACATCTGGAACTGATTACCAGTGCCGCCACTCATGGTTTCCTTCCCCTTATGGAAGATTTTCCAGAGGCTGTGCGGGCTCAGATCCGCATTGGAGTTGATTATCATATGGAGTGTTTTGGTAGATATCCTACTGGTATTTGGCTACCCGAATGTGGATATGCACCCTCCATAGATCAATTTCTGGCGGAGAATAACTTACGTTGGTTCATCATAGATGCTCATGGTGTTATCAATGCCCATCCGCGGCCCCGCTTTGACGTCTTCTCCCCCTATTACACCACAGTTGGTCCAGCTTGCTTTGCCAGAGACCGTGAGTCTAGCAAGCAGGTGTGGAGCGCGCAGGAAGGTTATCCTGGAGATCCGGCCTACCGGGACTTCTATCGAGACATCGGACATGATCTCTCGGAAGAGGCTCTTGCTGGTTATTTCTCTACCGGAGCTCAACGTCGCTATACAGGAATTAAGTACTATAGTATTACCGGCAGCTCCCCAAGAAAGAGTCTCTATCGCCGCTCTTTAGCAATGGCAACAGTAGATGCTCACGCCCAAAATTTTATGGAGACTCGCGTGCGACAGATGGAAAGACTGCGCTCCATTTTGCCAGTAGCTCCTATCGTGGTAAGTCCGTTTGATGCAGAACTTTTTGGGCATTGGTGGTTTGAGGGACCAGAATTTCTGGACTGCTTTCTGCGGAAATCTGCACTTTTTCAAAAAAATTACCGCCTAAGTACCCCCACTGAATATCTGGCCTCACATGCAACCCTTCAGATACTAACTCCTGCAGCGTCTAGCTGGGGGCATGGGGGATACTGGCAGGTCTGGTTAGACCATAGCAATACTTGGATTTATCCTCATCTCCACATGGCGGCCCAAAGAATGATCGAAGCAGCACGTCGCTTTGAACGAGCCGTCAGTGAAAATGAAGATCAGACTCTCCGGCAGATGGCCAGAGAGCTTCTCCTGGCACAGTCCAGCGACTGGGCCTTCCTTATCAAGACTGGAACGGCACGCAACTATGCTACCCGCCGCACCAGGGACCACTTGTTACGGTTCACACGGTTATATGAAAACCTTAGATCTGGTCATCATGACCCAGCATTTCTTCGGGAGTGTCAGAACCGTCACAACCTCTTCCCAAAGCTGAACTGGCACTATTACCTCTAGTGCACATAGAGCACATGCTACTGGTGGGTATATGCGGCACAGACAATTAATTAGCCGGCGACTTGGAATTTCGTTGTGTTACCCTCCTTGCAAGGGAAGCCTTCGATTTCCTCTTGCAGTCGAGAGACTAGATAAAACTCCCTCACGCGTTCGTACGGTGTTGGCACTGTTGGGGACATGCGGACGATACTGGATTGCTCAATGCTATCAAGAAATTCCTACTGGTCAGTTGAGGACAAGGCGCACCTTGTCCAGCACGCCATTAACGAAACGACCGGATTCTTCTGTGCTATACTTCTTCGCAATTTCGATCGCTTCGTTAATGGAGACAACCGACGGAATCTCAGGGCATTCCAGCATCTCATAGATGGCTATGCGGAGGATGTTGCGATCAACGGAAGAAATGCGTGTTAGTCTATAGTTTTGCGTATGTGATTGAATCATGCGGTCAATGTAGTCTCTATGGTGCGAGGCTCCTCGTATAAGAATTTCAGAGAAGCGACGGGCGCTAGGACTTAGGCCCCGAAGTGTATAGAACTCTGGCAAATTTGACACAGTGGTATCCGGGTTAAGATCCTGTTGATACAGAAACTGGACAGCAGCTTCTCGTCCTTCTCTTCTGGCCCCTATGGGCTTGTATGGCATATCAAAGGTTTGCCACAATGCGTACCATTTCCACAGCGACCTGGGCAGCTTCTGAGCCACGATTATATTGCCCTCCGCACACGCGTCGACGAGCCTGCTCCTCGTTATCTACGAGAAGAACCTCGTGAATAATGGGAATAGAAAATTCTAGGGCAATCTGCATGAGTGCCTCTGTCACCACGGTACCAATGAGATCACCATGTGCAGTTTCCCCTCGGATAATCACCCCTAGTGCAATGATGGCTCCATAATATCTCTTCTGAGCAAGCTTCTTAACAATAAGAGGAACCTCAAAAGCCCCAGGCACCGAAAAACATCTTACCTCTATTCCCAAATCCGAGCGGTTCAGCTCCCTGCAAGCAGAGTCCACCAAAGCCCGCGATAACTCTACGTTATACTGGCCAGCCACCACTCCAATCCTAATCTTCTTCTGCAGTCCTCCTTCAGTGTACATCACGCAGCATTCTTATCGTAGCATTGCTCCAAAATCTGAAAGAGAAGAGTTTGGCCAGTGCTTTATGACAAGCATTGGCCTATAGGCAGTGTCCCATTTTCGTTTTCTTAGTAGCCATATACTTAGCATTATACGGATTGGGAGAGATCTTTAGGGGAACTTGCTCCACAATTTCCAAGTTGTAACCCTGCAAACCTACCACTTTTCTGGGATTATTGGTCAGGAGTCGAATCTTGTCGACACCAAGATCACTAAGCATCTGTGCTCCAAGGCCATACTCTCTGGAGTCCATTGGGAGGCCCAGGTGTTCGTTAGCCTCTACCGTGTCCAGCCCATTTTCCTGCAATCTGTAGGCAAGAATTTTGGATGCTAAGCCAATCCCACGGCCTTCCTGTCGCATGTAAACGAGTACCCCTCTCTTTTCTAGGGAGATTCTCTTCAACGCAGCGTGCAACTGACCGCCACAATCACAGCGCTTAGAAGCAAAAACATCACCAGTCAAACATTCACTGTGGACACGAACTAAGGTAGGTTCACCCGAGATAAGAGTTCCTCTTACTAGAGCAAGATGGCACTTATTATCCACCTTGGAACGGTAGAGGTAGAGCTGGAATTTCCCATAGTCCGTTGGCAAAGAAACAATCTCACATCGCTCGACGAGCTTTTCACTTTTTCGGCGAAAAGCAATAAGATCCCGGATGGTACAGAGCTTGAGTTTGTGCCTTTTGCAAAATTGAAGCAGGTCCGGTAAACGCGCCAAGCTGCCATCCTCATTGAGGATCTCACAGAGCACTCCTGAGGGATCAAGGCCTGCTAATCGAGCAAGATCTATTGCTGCTTCTGTGTGGCCGGCACGCTGTAAAACACCTCCCTCCCTTGCTTGTAGGGGAAAGATGTGCCCTGGTTGGACCAGGGACTTGCATTTTGATTGAGAACTGGCAAGCACTCGGATAGTTTTTGCTCGATCGTGGACGCTGATGCCTGTCGTAATCCCACAACTAGCATCGACAGAAACCGTAAAATCAGTCTGGTGGGCTTCATGATTGTTTTCTACCATGCGGGGAAGTTCGAGTTGTCGTGCCCGGCTTGGCAGTATGGGGACACATATAAGCCCGCGGCCGAACTGTGTCATAAAGTTTACTGCGGTAGGGGATACCTTTTCTGCGGCCATGATTAAATCCCCCTCGTTCTCGCGATCTGCGTCGTCCGTTACTACCACCATGCGTCCCTCACGGATATCTTCAATAACTGCAAGAATAGAGTCGCACCTTCCTTCTTCCACCATTTTGGAAGGAATACGTAGTTTGCTTGCTGACATAGAGACGGAGTTGGAGCTTGAAATCACCTGAGCGAGTAGACCCATCACAATGTTGATGCAATGTCGGCGCCTGGGATTTTCTCGTCTCAGCGCCGAGATGGACTAAATCCTGAGCAATACGTAGGGTCTCAGTTTTTATCGGATCTTCCTCTAACTTGGAGAGGGAGGTAACCCTTCCGTCTAAGGGATCGGGATGCCTTTTTGCCTCTCGAGATTTTTGACCATATCGGATTGGCTTAAGTTGAGGGTGGTGTACGTTGTCCAGCGTGACGCTGTATGCTTTCATCTTGATTCTGGGTCCCAGTAAAGCCAGTTCCCTTACGAGTCGGGTTTCCCGGGCCCTCAACTCCTCGATCTCAGCTCTCCGCACCTCCTCATTGAGGGAAACCGTGTTTTCATCTAAACGCTTATGGACACGTGCCATTTCTTCTCGAATATAGACAAACTCAGGATCTGAAGCAACCCGAGCACTGGAGCGCCTACGTAGCTGATCCAAAAAGAGGCTTCCCGAAAAACGCCGGAATGGCACCGGGGACACTTCATCATAAGGAAGGGCGTTTGGCAAAGCCGTTTCTCCAATTTTTGGATGGTCGAGTAGTGAGGGCAAAACAATATCGGATTCTACGCCCCTGAGCTGTGTAGACCCCCCCTTGATCCGATAGAACTTTTGGATGGTGAGCTTGAGGCTACCAGCATCCGCAGCAGCCAGGCTAAAAAAAGGCATGAACCGACCGACGTCCAGTACCGTTTGCACTGTTCCTTTGCTGAAGGTGCGAGAATCCCCCACGATAACCGCACGTCCGTAATCCTGTAGAGCGGCAGCAAAGATCTCGCTTGCAGAAGCGCTTAAGTGGTTTACAAGCACAACGAGCGGGCCTCTATAGATGTGTCCGGCATCCTCACAACAGGATATAGAGATCCTCCCCATACTGTCCTTTATCTGCAGCACAGGCCCACGGGGTATAAAAAATCCAGTAAGGTTGATGGCTTCCTGTAGCGAACCACCTCCATTTCTCCGTAGGTCTACAATAAGCCCCTGAATGCCTTCTTTCTCAAGTCGTCTAAGTAGCATGGAAACATCTCGTGTTGTGTTTGGGCGAGAGCCAGCAACTCGGACTCGGGAATCAATGTCAGCATAGAAAGATGGTAGCATAATCCACCCAATACGCGTGATACTACCGTTTGTCTGCTCAAGGTCGATGACTTCTGCTCTCGCCTGCTGATCCTTCAACCTGACCTCGTCACGTGTAATGACAATTAACCGACGCTCAGAACTATCTAGTGAATCCCCAGGAACCACGAGAAGGCGGACCAGCGTTCCCTTCTTTCCCCGAATACGTTCCACTACCCTTTCTAAGTTTGTATTGACCATATCCTCAAAAGGGGTATTTCCTTGCGCAACTCCGACGATACAATCGTTCACTTTTAGCCGTCCGTCTCTGTCTGCGGGACCTCCTGGGAGGATGTCCACAACCCGAGCATAGCCATCAGCGTCTTGCAACACGGCGCCGATTCCCACCAAGGAGAGTCTCATCGAGATGGCAAAGTTCTCCATCTTTTGTGGACTGAGGTAATCCGAGTGCGGGTCATAACTTTGGGAAAGAGCAGAAAGAAACTTAGCTACCACGCCAAAACTCTCCTCATGCTTTAAGGTACGGAGAATATTGTCAAGGCGGCGCGCCACTATTTCCTCTGCTGTCTTAGCTTTCTGAGACAGCCCTTTTAAGGGAGAGGAGCTATTAATATGGGAAAATGTACTGGGGAATCTGCCTCCTGAGGTGTTACGCGCAGAATTTCGCTTGGTAGCAGAAAGGGGGGCGGTCCTATGATCCCCGTTCTGTTGAACTGACTTGTTAATGGAAGCATCCACCAGTCGCTCCTGAAGGATTTGAGCCCGGAGCCAGTTTTTCCAAAGGTTATCGGCTTCAGTCTCATGTCTGGGCCAGGTAGATTTTTCGCGATTGAGAGCGATAGTCTCATTGCTGGAAAGATGGAGGGCCTGTTTAAGAAAGATTTTATTTCTTGCAACACGATTCTCTACACGCTGCTTGTAGACAGCATAAATTCCACGAGCCGGGGTTAAGTCTCCATGTAAGATAGAGTTTTTTAGTGTGGGAAGGTATTTCCCATAGAAAGAGTCGATATCCCCCCTCAGAAGGTAAAGACGATTGGGGTCTAGGAGACGTAAGTAGCTTTCCAAAGTTTGCTGTGCCTTCGTCGAATCTAATTTCTGGCGTGTATAGTGTCCTTGTTCCAGAATACGAGCCACAGACATTTCTACCTGACCAGGATCTAAAGAGGAATCAGCACGAACTTTTGGAGCAAGAAGTGTTACTTCAGCTGCTACCCTCTCGACAACGTGCCCAAAACGGGTTCCCGTGGGCTTTTTTACTTGACCCCCAGACCCCATAGAGCCTATTAGGATGGCCGCAATTCCCAGTGTTGCTCCTAAGCAAGCAGTCCTTAGAATTGTTAAATGTTGCATCCTTCTTCCGCGAGAAAGCAGAGCAGCAGAAAAGGTAGCCTCCGCTCAAGGTAATAAAAAGGCCGAACAAAAGTATATTGAGATGTATGCCTTATGGGCCTGCATGTAGCGTTTGTTTCCTTGTTTGGTTTTTCACGCCAGGCTTTTAAATCCTCATGATCACTCCATTCAAGAAATTTACCGGCGGCCCCTTAGGAACCAATGCTTACTACGTAGAAGCACCAGGGGGTAGTATCTTGTTTGACGCACCGGAGGGGGCTGATCGCCACTTTGCATCGGAGCGCATTGATCTACTCCTCCTAACCCATGGCCACTTTGATCATACAGCAGATGCTGCCTCCATTCGCCGAAGGCATCATTGCCGAGTTGGTATTCATGCAGAGAGCGCACCTATGCTTTCCCAACCCGGATTTTTCAAGGACTGGGAGTCCGCCGTAGAGATTGAAGCAATACAACCCGACTTTTTCGTTGAGGAGGCAACTCGAACAAGTTTCCTCGGTCTAGATTTTCAGATCTTCCTTATACCCGGACATTGTCCTGGCAGTCTCTGCTTCTTAGTTCAACCGGGTGGCCCCCTTTTTTGTGGTGACGTATTATTTCGAGGAGGAGTGGGACGTTGGGATCTCCCAGGAGGCAATCGAGGTGTCCTTCTAGAGGGAATACACCGCCAGCTCGTTACGCTGCCCGAGGGAGTCACTGTATATTCAGGCCACGGCCCTCCCACGACCATTGGATATGAAAAGAACCACAATCCCCTTCTAAGGGCTGTATAAATGGCATATTTGCGTGTGTATTCTTCTATTAGAGAGGTGCCTCATTGTTGGGGTTAATGGGAAGGATGTGTGGGCAAAGCATCGGATGGTGCGCATAGTTCATCTTGTACCTGTCACATCTTTTCTTTGCCAGTGGAAGAGAGGAGTATAGCCGTTCTGTAGAAACATCCTATCAGAGCACTCACGCTCTAGAGTATAGTAGCAAGAGGGCTGCTTCCCATGTGAGCATCAGGTTCAGCGTGATGTTAATCGCCTCTCATAGAAAAATTCTCGGCCCATACTGCCCGCAGAGGATTCTATAGAAAGAATGAGAAGCAATTAGGGTTAAAGCCTCGCTTACCAAGCCCCTTGTCCAACAACTTGGTTGTGTAAAACTGATCAATGAGTGCCAGTGATAATAATGATGTACAAAGCCTCTCAGTAGAGCTTCCTAACTTTTATGGGAGCAATGCGATTTTTTCGATCGCACAATCCATGCACTGTCTTTTCACCTATTGGGATATCGACACTGATCAATGCTGGAACGGTCCTCTCTTTGTTCGCTGTATAGCGGAGAGGGGTGGCGTTGAGTCCGAAATAAGGGTTAAGTCTGGGATGCGAAGCTGTCACATTCCTGTCCTTCGAATCGGTGCCATCTATTTTATAGAGTTGGGTTATTACGTGAAAAACCAATGGAGTATTGTCGTGCGCTCTTCTGCTACTCAACTTCCATCCAACCAGCCCTCTTCTTCCAATAGTTTTGACTATGCTACCCTTCCCCTGTGCATAAGTTTTAGACAACTTCTAATATGTATTCAGGGTGCTGTTCTTTCTAGAGAGGGCCCTGTCAAAACCCTGGCAAGGCTTCAGAGGGAGGGCCTGTTTCAGCTCAGTAACGTTGGCCATGCCCTCCTCTCGGAGAACGAGCGGACGATCCTAGAGGCTGTTCTAGGCAGAGATGTTCTTAATTTGCTCTCCCTCTCCTGTCCTAGAACGGACGCCATAGAACTGCGTCTTAGAGCTCGGCAATGTTTGGAGCAACATCTAAATGTCCTTAGTACGAGAGAAACACCCCCAGAATGGGGAACCAAGGAAAGCGGCTTGTTTGCAGCTCTAATAGCTCTCCTTAGTACTGACATTCCCCTATGGAGCAGCAGCAGTCCCCTTACCAATTGGCTACGAGCCTCCATAGGCAGACGAGGGTTCGATGAACCGCTTGCCAGTTGGGACGCTTCCCCAGCCTCCAGTTGGGATGATATTCCTGCCGAAGAAGAGGGAGGGGAGTTTTTTCTCCACGTCGATGCAGAAGTGGTCTTTTATGGAACTACCCAGCCCAACTCATCGGTCATGATCGATTCTAACCCGGTGAAGACTAATCCCGATGGATCCTTTCTTTTTCGTTTTGTTTTTCCAGAAGGGGCCTACGAAGTCCCCATTGTGGCCACCTCACCAGACGGCCTTGAGACACGGTCAGCTGTCCTGCGCTTCCATCGTTCACAGCCCCCCAGCATCGAAAAGTCTGGAGGAACGCTCTCATCCGTCAGCTCATCTCCACCCTGTTATAGGGACCAGGAAGAGGGAGAGATGCGAGATCGACAGTCAAGGCTTTGGTGATCTATCCTCCGGCTAAGCAGAAGCTCCACACCCAAAAAAGACCCGCGTCACAAGCAACGGAGCAAGGCACACTTGCACCAGGCAGAATACATGCAGATGCAGAAAAAGACTCCGGTTATCTCTCCTTTTTAAGGAGGGGGAGGCCTGTCTTTTCATTTTCAGAGACGACGTAACCTGCAGGTAGGGCATCCAGCACCCCTTCACCTATGGTGCCAGCAAAATAATAGAGGGTGACTTCTTGCCCCCCTTTTAGTTTCTGGACTCTGGCGTGAAGAAAATAGGTCCTACCTGATTTTTTGCTTTGTACGGTATAAGCCATGGAGGGTTTTTTGGTTATAGGTTCGACGAAACACCCCCTTGCGGGACCCGTGCGTGATCCGTAGGAAGCGCCCATGTTATCATGCCGTATGATTCATACGGCAGGAAAGAGAGTATTAAAGAATTCCAGCTGACTGCAAGGCCTTAAACGCACCGTTCTTAGCTACAGTCTTCAGTGCGTTGGCCGTCATCCGCTTTACGCGGACAAACTTCCCCAATTGCGGAACCCACACTCGCCTGCAACGTAGATTCGGAAAAAACTCTCTGGGGGTCACTGCAGTGACATGCATTCCGATGCCTCCTCGTTTCTTGGCGAGACCACGTCGATGGATCCTGGTACCATGTGTGGACTTTGCTCCTGTAACGCTACATCTCCTAGCCATAATCTTGATCAAAGATGACCCGATACTGCCTCGATTGTTCTCAAGGTCAATAGTTTTTCTCCAAAAGACGTTCATTTATACCCAGCGCAAAGTAGAACCTCTTGTTGGAGCTCTAGAATTTTTCGGATACCACGTTCACCCATCTTTAGAAGGAAATCCAGCTGGGCCTTACTAAGGACGGACCTTTCCCCTGAAACCTGCAGCTCCACGATATCAGAGGAATCCGTCATGACCAGATTAAGATCTATCTCAGCTCTTCTATCCTCTTCATAGTCTAGATCTAGTAGAGCCTCTCCATCCACTATGCCTAGACTGACGGCAGCCACCCTATAAGACATGGGAGAGGCGTTTAGTGACGCTCCCCGAAATAGCCTTCGGATGGCAATGTCGACCGCTACCCAGCTACCAGTAATTGCTGCGGTACGGGTACCGCCATCAGCTTGGAGTACATCACAATCGACCCAGAGAGTTCGTGGTCCGAGCATCTCCGTGTTGACAGCAGCACGCAAAGCCCGACCGATGAGTCTTTGTATCTCAACTCCCCGCCCATCTTGCTTACCGCGAATGGCATCACGCGGCTTACGCATAGTTGTTGAATAGG
This DNA window, taken from Candidatus Xiphinematobacter sp., encodes the following:
- a CDS encoding LysM peptidoglycan-binding domain-containing protein — protein: MLLWTIFSFLCTGCDGSLLPPTSLRQRAEQAEMDGKYHQALELYERCIDGTPVGTEVHYRMALICGSRTHNLVGALYHFQRFVEKIPRDARVKEVLEDIKRLRLLLASQLSDGVLVSQAEAIRLRNANLSLQSQLVTLRYRKEASIQTQVSSKKKVVGNKSNPKPRIYRVKHGDTLITISERFYRTPQCWREIADANRAQLNGSTHLRTGIMLTIPNI
- a CDS encoding dipeptidase encodes the protein MCLNDSFLHDLMEFLSIPSISAQPAYHNDVYRCAKWLEARLRRAGLRTSTPSTPGYPVIVGKSRDWQNCKPTVLIYGHYDVQPPEPFEEWISPPFEPAIRDGKVYGRGSTDNKGQILAHVLGVHEALQVDGSLPCNVIFLIEGEEEIGSPHLPSFLEDHKRELGTDIIIISDTGMVGEGIPTLSYSIRGVAALELIVYGPSHDLHSGMYGGAVVNPATVAARLIASLHDVSWRVTIPGFYDDVRDPEPWEREITFSIPDSEIIARTGASELHGESGYTSGERIGARPTVEVNGIGSGYQGEGTKTVLPRKAVAKLTFRLVPDQNPDKILSLAEAYLRAQCPKGVHLEIRIGHSSPAYFFNPNSTYGQVAQAALQKTFGRRSVLIREGGSIPIVQNFKTVLGVDSLLLALASPDCRAHSPNENFSIENFQSGIRLNQVFLREVAELPFRGDIPRDSGGIEGAYVVC
- the rfaD gene encoding ADP-glyceromanno-heptose 6-epimerase, yielding MHGNLFSTQPPHRGNLGRILVTGGAGFIGSALIHALNQQGWEDILITDFLGNGDKWKNLRALRFDDCLPADRFLQKLEQSAAFYGDFSVVFHLGAYSSTIESNLDYFLEKNYYYSLRLAEWALARGIRFVYASSAATYGDGAQGWDDKNDHLSCYRPLNPYAYSKYLFDVYAQKHGFLQHAVGIRYFNVFGPNEYHKGEMRSLVCKGYEQILDTGTVKLFRSSHPEYQDGEQRRDFVYVRDAVEMTLHLAKTSSAVGLFNVGSGITHTWIELANAIFSALGCHPRIQFIEMPESVHQQYQYFTRADTAKLRFSGYSRPITPFEDSVREYVTRYLLPGARLGEEKPAKPEKA
- a CDS encoding DUF1957 domain-containing protein, with translation MQNGHLALLLHAHLPFIRHPEHEDFLEEEWLFEAITETYLPLLRIFLQLAEEEIPFRLAMTLTPTLCAMLQDPLLQSRAVRYLERGIAISCKEIERTSGERRLQELARFYLTRFSEARELYVEKLGCDLVGAFAMLERSGHLELITSAATHGFLPLMEDFPEAVRAQIRIGVDYHMECFGRYPTGIWLPECGYAPSIDQFLAENNLRWFIIDAHGVINAHPRPRFDVFSPYYTTVGPACFARDRESSKQVWSAQEGYPGDPAYRDFYRDIGHDLSEEALAGYFSTGAQRRYTGIKYYSITGSSPRKSLYRRSLAMATVDAHAQNFMETRVRQMERLRSILPVAPIVVSPFDAELFGHWWFEGPEFLDCFLRKSALFQKNYRLSTPTEYLASHATLQILTPAASSWGHGGYWQVWLDHSNTWIYPHLHMAAQRMIEAARRFERAVSENEDQTLRQMARELLLAQSSDWAFLIKTGTARNYATRRTRDHLLRFTRLYENLRSGHHDPAFLRECQNRHNLFPKLNWHYYL
- the nusB gene encoding transcription antitermination factor NusB, yielding MGARREGREAAVQFLYQQDLNPDTTVSNLPEFYTLRGLSPSARRFSEILIRGASHHRDYIDRMIQSHTQNYRLTRISSVDRNILRIAIYEMLECPEIPSVVSINEAIEIAKKYSTEESGRFVNGVLDKVRLVLN
- the ribH gene encoding 6,7-dimethyl-8-ribityllumazine synthase, whose amino-acid sequence is MYTEGGLQKKIRIGVVAGQYNVELSRALVDSACRELNRSDLGIEVRCFSVPGAFEVPLIVKKLAQKRYYGAIIALGVIIRGETAHGDLIGTVVTEALMQIALEFSIPIIHEVLLVDNEEQARRRVCGGQYNRGSEAAQVAVEMVRIVANL